CTGTTCGCTGAATTTTTTGAACTGCGGCTGTTTCATATCATCTAGTGCTTTTTCGAAATCCGCAAGAGATTCGAATAAATACTCATCCACAATGCAGGAAGGAGTTTCACCAACATAGCCGGCAAACAAAGAATTTTTTGAAACTTTGAAATGCGATGAACGGAATTTTTCTGCTCCCCATGCCTTGATTACATCAAGAGCTTCTTTTTGCTTTCCAAAAATAATTTTAATTGACCAGACGCATTTATACATAATATTTTTTTATTTAAAGTTATTATAAATTCTATATTCCAGCAAGTCCTGAATTCGACCTGCCATGTTTTTCATTTTGTATTCCCGGGAAACTTTTCCTCCAAGCATTTCAGGAATTTTTATGCTTGCGATATTTTCACGTTCGACTGAATATTTAATGTATATAAATTTTAGATTTTGTTTTGCCCAATTATAAATAGCTTCTATTGTTTCCTTGCCGTAAGCAAATCCATGCGCGCTTTGTTTAAGCCATAAACCGGTTTCAGGGGTATCTGTATCTAAATCATGCAGTCCTGAACATCCGAGAAATTCATTGTTAGATTTTTTCAAGATTACCATTTGCAGATTATTTCCTGCTTCGATTCCTTTCCTCGACATTGCAATAAATCCTTCAGTCTCACTTATGTCATCATGCGCTTTCGGGTACATAAATTTTGCAACCTCCTGAGTGAAAGATTTAAAAATATCCTGCTTGTATTTTTCGGACAGCGTAACTTGAATCAATCGTGGTGATTCGATGATGATGTTTTTTAAATCCATCTCTAAACTTTATTCGGGGTCAACAAAATGCTAATGGATTTCTGCGTGACCCAAAGGGTACACCGCAGGAATGACAAAAACTAATTATTTCCCTCATACCATTCAATTGCTTTTTGTTCGGTTTCTTTGACCCAGCTGTCTTTTGCATCGTTATAGTCAAGCATATCACGATAATGTCTTTTTGAAATTTCTTTTTTTAGCTCGCAATATTCATAGCGAATGTCAGGATGAGTTCTCAAATAATCTCTGAATGCAATATGTCGCATCCAGTGATGAGTATTTTTTGTGATGCAATGAATATGTGTGAGCCGTTTGAAATCTTCGAGAGGAGGTCTATCTTCCTGCGATTCAACTATTTTTGATATTTCAAGATTTTTCGAAGGGTCAAAAGCTTCAACTTTAACAAAATATCTTCTATAAGGCATTTGGTCTTCATATAATTGATAATAAATATATCCTGCATTTGCATTTAACATGGGCTCGACAATTTTATCAAGGTCACCTTCATTATTAAGTCCGACGAGAATATCGATAATATTTTTCGCGCCAAGTCCCGGCACTGAAGTGCTTCCGATATGGTCAATAGACGGGGTGAAATTTTTCAATGCTTCAGCAATTGTTTTTTGTTCGGCATTAAATCTATCTATCCATTCCGGATTGTAATCTGCAATAATAAACTTCATTTGTGCAATAAATAATTATAATATAATTTGTTAATTCAACAGGAATTATTTAATTTGGATTTATATTTTCAAAAGATAAATAACTTAATTTTTATATATGGATATTCAGAAAAGTAATATCTGGCAGGAGCTTCCTTATGAGAAATGGAAAGGCACATGCAGCACACTTCAAATGTGGATGCAGATTGGCGGGAAGATAAAGCTTGAGCTTTGTCCGTTTCAGAATCATTGGTGGCACATAACATACTTTGTAACTTCAAGAGGAATGACAAGCCGGCGAATTCCTTATGGTGATGAATGGTTTGAAATTGATTTTGATTTCATTGACCACAAAATGTATCTGAGAAAAAGCGATGGGCAGGTATCATTAATTGATTTGGTGCCGTGTTCGGTTGCTGATTATTATAAAATGTTTATGGATGCGTTGAAAGGAATCGGCATCGAAGTCAAAATAAATACTCTCCCACAGGAAGTTCCTAATCCTGTGCCTTTTGAAAAAGATGAGAAGAATTGTTTTTACGACAAAGAGTATGTTGAAAGATGGTGGAAGATTTTGGCGGGCATTACTGCTGTGTTTGAAAAATTCCGTTCGCCATTTTACGGCAAGGCAAGTCCCGTGCATTTTTACTGGGGCTCGTTTGATTTGAGCTTAACGCTTTACTCGGGTAAGATTGCAGAACCGCCTCAGGGCGCTGACCAGATGTTTCGTCTTGCTGAAAACCGCGAGAACTATGCGGTTGGGTTCTGGGCGGGAAGTGAAGCGTTTCCAAAACCTGCATTTTATTTTTACATGTATCCTGCACCTGCAGGAATTGAAAAGATAAATATAAAACCTCAGAAAGCTTATTGGGATACAAATCTGCGTGAGCATATTTTATTGTATGATGATGTAATAAACTCCGCATCGCCTGAGCCGGCAATAATGGATTTTTTGCAAAGCTCGTTTGATGAAAGTGTGAAACTCGCAGGTTGGGATATGAAAACTTTGCTTGGTCCTGAAGCAAAATAATATTAAAATAAAAAAAATATTATGTCAAACAATTGTGAACATTATCTGGGGAGTGTTGTGACGATTGAAGCAAATACTCCTGACGGATGCGAAGAATGCCTGAAGACCGGTGACAGCTGGGTTCATCTGCGTTTATGCCTCACCTGTGGTCATGTCGGCTGCTGCGACAACTCTAAGAACAAACACGCTACAAAACATTTCCACGCAACTCAGCATCCTGTTATGAAATCATTTGAACCCGGTGAAGATTGGATGTGGTGCTATGTGGATAATGTGTTTATGAGATAAAATAATTTAAGCCCGTGATATTTGTCATCTACAAAACAAAATAAAACTCACAGCAGAGCTTTCTTCCCATTGCTCGTTGTTAATTTTGTCAGCGCATTGGGATATAGCATTGTTGTACCTTTTTTAGTTTACATAATCATACAATTCGGCGGTAATGCGTTTGTCTATGGAATCATAGGAGCGGTTTACTCGGCATTTCAGCTTATCGGAGCTCCGCTTTTGGGAAAGTGGTCGGACATTTATGGTAGGAAAAGAATTCTTCTTTACAGTTCCATAGGTAATGTTATCGGCTGGGGGATATTTTTGATTGCATTTCAGCTTCCGCTTGTTGAGATAATTAATTTAAATTTAGGAACATACGGTGTCCTTATAATTACTCTGCCGTTGTTAATACTTTTCATAGGACGTGCAGTCGAAGGGGTGAGTGGCGGGAATATTTCAGTTGCGAATGCTTATGTTGCGGATATCACGTCAGAAAATGAACGCAAGAAAAGTTATGGCAAGATGTCTGTTTCTCAAAACCTTGGTTTTGTTATCGGTCCTGCCCTGGCGGGAGTACTGGGCGCAACAGCGCTTGGCAATATTCTGCCCGTTATTGCCGCTATGGTTATCTCCGCGCTGGCAGTTTTGCTCATAATTTTTTATTTACCGGGTATAAAACCTAAATCACATTGCGAGTCTCCGGACAAGAATGCAGTTCAAAAAATTTTAGGAGCTGAAAGTAAGGAATGTTATAA
The DNA window shown above is from Ignavibacteria bacterium and carries:
- a CDS encoding GNAT family N-acetyltransferase; its protein translation is MDLKNIIIESPRLIQVTLSEKYKQDIFKSFTQEVAKFMYPKAHDDISETEGFIAMSRKGIEAGNNLQMVILKKSNNEFLGCSGLHDLDTDTPETGLWLKQSAHGFAYGKETIEAIYNWAKQNLKFIYIKYSVERENIASIKIPEMLGGKVSREYKMKNMAGRIQDLLEYRIYNNFK
- a CDS encoding GrpB family protein, whose protein sequence is MKFIIADYNPEWIDRFNAEQKTIAEALKNFTPSIDHIGSTSVPGLGAKNIIDILVGLNNEGDLDKIVEPMLNANAGYIYYQLYEDQMPYRRYFVKVEAFDPSKNLEISKIVESQEDRPPLEDFKRLTHIHCITKNTHHWMRHIAFRDYLRTHPDIRYEYCELKKEISKRHYRDMLDYNDAKDSWVKETEQKAIEWYEGNN
- a CDS encoding DUF5996 family protein → MDIQKSNIWQELPYEKWKGTCSTLQMWMQIGGKIKLELCPFQNHWWHITYFVTSRGMTSRRIPYGDEWFEIDFDFIDHKMYLRKSDGQVSLIDLVPCSVADYYKMFMDALKGIGIEVKINTLPQEVPNPVPFEKDEKNCFYDKEYVERWWKILAGITAVFEKFRSPFYGKASPVHFYWGSFDLSLTLYSGKIAEPPQGADQMFRLAENRENYAVGFWAGSEAFPKPAFYFYMYPAPAGIEKINIKPQKAYWDTNLREHILLYDDVINSASPEPAIMDFLQSSFDESVKLAGWDMKTLLGPEAK
- a CDS encoding UBP-type zinc finger domain-containing protein, encoding MSNNCEHYLGSVVTIEANTPDGCEECLKTGDSWVHLRLCLTCGHVGCCDNSKNKHATKHFHATQHPVMKSFEPGEDWMWCYVDNVFMR
- a CDS encoding MFS transporter codes for the protein MSSTKQNKTHSRAFFPLLVVNFVSALGYSIVVPFLVYIIIQFGGNAFVYGIIGAVYSAFQLIGAPLLGKWSDIYGRKRILLYSSIGNVIGWGIFLIAFQLPLVEIINLNLGTYGVLIITLPLLILFIGRAVEGVSGGNISVANAYVADITSENERKKSYGKMSVSQNLGFVIGPALAGVLGATALGNILPVIAAMVISALAVLLIIFYLPGIKPKSHCESPDKNAVQKILGAESKECYKHKDEDKITLKKILQIRFMPFLLVLYFLIFLGFNFFYTAFPVHVVKAMNWSTSQMGIFFAGLSLGLVIIQGPVLSFLSKKVSDSVLIITGNLILGANFILLYTSDNVLYYVAGGLFAIGNGLMWPSFLSLLSKAADEEVQGSVQGFASSMGSLASIIGLIASGVLYEKFGSGTFLIAGAIIYLVFFLSFRLIKVERECGFNH